TCCCGGTGCTGCGGAACGCCGACCGGAAGCCGCTTACGGAGATCGCGGCCGAGGTCGACGGGTTCGGCGCGCGCGCGAAGGCCGGGAAGATCTCGCCGGACGAGCTGTCCGGCGGGACCTTCAGCGTCACCAATCCCGGAGCGAAGGGGAACCTCTTCGGGACGCCGATCATCAACCAGCCGCAGGTGGGGATATTGCGGATGGGGCAGCTCGTGAAGCGCCCCGTGGTGATCACGGCGGACGGGGAGGACTCCATCGTCATCCGCCCGATGATGTACCTGTGCATGGCGTACGATCACCGGATCATCGACGGCGTGGCGGGAAACGCCTTCCTGTTCCGGGTCCGGGAGATCCTCGAGGCGGGCGCGTTCTCGTAGCGGAAGGGGCGTTCCCATGGAAACCGTCTGGCTGGGGGAGATTCCGTACCGGGAAGCGCTCGACCTCCAGCTCGACTACGTCGACCGGCGCGCGCGGCGGCAGCTCCCCGACACCCTCCTCCTCCTGACGCACCCCCACGTCTTCACCCTCGGAAGGGCCGGGGACGAGGCGAACCTGCTGGTCCCCCGGGACGCGCTGGCGCGGGAGGGCGTGTCCGTCGAGCGGGTGGGCAGGGGCGGCGACATCACCTACCACGGGCCCGGCCAGCTCGTCGGCTACCCCATCTTCCTCATGGAGAAGCCGGACGTCCACCGGTTCGTCCGTTCCGTCGAGGCGGCGCTGATCGCGGCGCTCGCCGAGTTCGGGGTGGATGCGCGCACGCTCCCCGGGCTGACGGGGGTCTGGGCGGGAGAACGGAAGATCGCCTCCATCGGGGTCGGCATCCGGAAGTGGGTCACCTACCACGGCTTCGCGCTGAACGTCACGACCGACCTGTCCTGGTTCCGGCGCATCCACCTCTGCGGCCTGAAAGGGCGCGAAGCGACCTCGATCGCGATGGAGAAGGGGAGCGCCCCGCCGATGGAAGCGGTCCGGAACGCCGTCTCCCGCGCCTGCGGGACGCGCCTCGAGGGATTCGCATGAGCGGGCCGGGAAGACGTCCGGATTGGCTCAAGGTCCGCGCCCCTTCCGGGAGGGAGGTGAAGCGGGTGGGGGCGGTCCTCGCCCGTCAGGGCCTGCGGACGGTCTGCCGGGATGCGCTCTGCCCCAACGTCGGGGAGTGCTGGGGGGCGGGGACCGCGACGGTGATCCTGCTGGGGGGGATCTGCACGCGCGGGTGCGCGTTCTGCTCCGTTGCGGCCGGAACGCCGGGGGCGCCGGACCCGACGGAGCCGGAGCGGGTGGCGCGCGCCGCGGCCGAGCTCGGGTGGCGCCACGTGGTGGTGACTTCCGTCACGCGCGACGACCTTCCGGACGGCGGGGCCGGCCATTTCGCGGAGGTGACGCGGGCGCTGCGGCGGATGGCGCCGGAGGCGGCCGTGGAGTTGCTCGTTCCGGACTTCGCCGGGGACGGGGACGCGCTTCGGACGGTCGTCGACGCCGCCCCGGACGTGCTGGCCCACAACGTGGAAACGGTCCCGCGCCTCTACCCGGTGGTGCGCCGCGGCGCGGAG
The sequence above is drawn from the Deltaproteobacteria bacterium genome and encodes:
- the lipA gene encoding lipoyl synthase, which gives rise to MSGPGRRPDWLKVRAPSGREVKRVGAVLARQGLRTVCRDALCPNVGECWGAGTATVILLGGICTRGCAFCSVAAGTPGAPDPTEPERVARAAAELGWRHVVVTSVTRDDLPDGGAGHFAEVTRALRRMAPEAAVELLVPDFAGDGDALRTVVDAAPDVLAHNVETVPRLYPVVRRGAEYARSIGLLWRASKISPGLPLKSGIMVGFGETEEEVADVFRDLFGAGVRSVTVGQYLPPTRNHLPVAEYVSPERFAALAAVARAIGISRVLSGPLVRSSYKPA
- a CDS encoding 2-oxo acid dehydrogenase subunit E2; the encoded protein is AAKALGEFPIVNAVVSGESTILKKDIHISVAVDTEKGLLVPVLRNADRKPLTEIAAEVDGFGARAKAGKISPDELSGGTFSVTNPGAKGNLFGTPIINQPQVGILRMGQLVKRPVVITADGEDSIVIRPMMYLCMAYDHRIIDGVAGNAFLFRVREILEAGAFS
- the lipB gene encoding lipoyl(octanoyl) transferase LipB — encoded protein: METVWLGEIPYREALDLQLDYVDRRARRQLPDTLLLLTHPHVFTLGRAGDEANLLVPRDALAREGVSVERVGRGGDITYHGPGQLVGYPIFLMEKPDVHRFVRSVEAALIAALAEFGVDARTLPGLTGVWAGERKIASIGVGIRKWVTYHGFALNVTTDLSWFRRIHLCGLKGREATSIAMEKGSAPPMEAVRNAVSRACGTRLEGFA